Proteins found in one Bacteroidetes bacterium GWF2_43_63 genomic segment:
- a CDS encoding orotate phosphoribosyltransferase, translating into MIYTQETARETARLLLQINAIKLNPANPFTWASGWKSPIYCDNRKTLSYPEIRTNILKYFVKVVSDKFAGTEVIAGVATAGIPMGMLIAQELNLPFIYVRSSSKDHGLQNQIEGVLNPGQKVVVIEDLVSTGGSSLKAVEAIRASKGIVLGMAAIFSYAFPHAEKSFIGANCTLITLSDYPNLIETALEQGSIVREQLELLNQWREQPETWGK; encoded by the coding sequence ATGATTTACACACAGGAAACAGCCAGAGAGACTGCACGTTTGCTTCTGCAAATAAACGCAATTAAATTGAATCCCGCAAATCCGTTCACATGGGCAAGCGGATGGAAGTCACCAATTTATTGTGACAACCGCAAAACATTATCCTATCCTGAAATCAGGACAAATATTCTGAAATATTTCGTGAAAGTCGTCAGCGATAAATTTGCCGGCACCGAAGTGATTGCGGGTGTTGCCACTGCTGGGATTCCCATGGGTATGCTTATCGCCCAGGAACTGAATCTTCCATTTATTTATGTGCGTTCATCTTCCAAGGATCATGGTCTTCAGAATCAGATCGAAGGTGTGCTGAATCCCGGACAGAAAGTGGTGGTGATCGAAGATCTCGTTTCGACCGGTGGCTCGAGCCTTAAAGCTGTTGAAGCCATTCGTGCATCAAAAGGAATAGTGTTGGGGATGGCTGCAATTTTCAGTTACGCATTTCCTCATGCTGAAAAAAGTTTCATCGGAGCAAATTGCACACTGATCACATTAAGTGATTATCCAAACCTTATAGAAACCGCACTGGAACAAGGCTCTATCGTTCGCGAACAACTCGAATTGCTTAATCAGTGGCGCGAACAACCTGAAACCTGGGGAAAATAA